The following DNA comes from Hippoglossus hippoglossus isolate fHipHip1 chromosome 12, fHipHip1.pri, whole genome shotgun sequence.
CATTCGTGAATTAACCGATTGCTCTAGCCTCTTCTATACCTCTCTAGAGAAAAGTCAGGTATGATAAGCATGCCACTGCTTGGTGATCGGGGACATCCCTCATACTCCCTCCAACTTATATGGTATGCCAAATGTTTActttgaaagctttttttttgttatactGGTTCTATCAGTGTTGTAATAACTGGTTCTATCAGTGAGGGAACCATGGTCCTCACTTATGTCATTTCGACAACAACAACGAAGCCATACTTCTAAGTGTGTTCGTTTTTGACACCTTTCATACCCTCTGTATACTTTGCCATAAGAATAACTTTCTGTAGGATTGTATAGTGAAAGATTTTtagttgatatatatatatcgcaGACTTAAAATGTACTTCAATAGTGCCAttcataaaattacattttcctgaGCATTTTTAGTAATTGAGAATTAATATTTGGACCTTTTCATTAATCCCCAGTCAGTTGAAAATGTAAGAAAGAtatgaagtgtttttattttgctgtttgaTGATTGGTTTTGTGGGTTTAACATTATTGAATACCTCAGCTGTTAAATATGACCTCATGCCCCTGTGTTTGttgattattaattattggATGGAGAGCAGGCAGGTTTTCAACAACCACACTACAACAGCCTGTggatgtttggttttattgtgtCAACAGAGTCACTTGAGCACAGATATCAGCATATTTTAAAACACCGATTTTAAAtccattttcagttttacactTTCAGTCTGGTGTCGGGCAGGTCTCATGGACTTCATGTTGAGGAAATAATGGGTGTGGGGCGAAGCAACAGTTGCACTGACATGGTGAGAAGACGCCTGTGTCTTCAGAGCCTACGGTTCCTGTGTATATATTGGTTTTTGATTGTTTGCAAAGCTAGTTGGATGTAAATAGttattttatgatatttatgtattttatagtAATATATGGTTGGTTTAAGCTACACTGGTTCAAGAATGAAATGTTTGCCTCATGCCTTATTTGGACACactgtagaagaagaagaaggagtgaACCAATCGctcgttttcttttttgttgaaTTGTTTGGGAATACTTTGAACGCCAACAGCAGGCGAGAGTTTGCTTCTGATTAGAGGCCAAGATATGGACGATTCACATGATCCCCAATTGCTTGAATACAAATAAACTGACTGgtacaataaacaataacaaacaccTCATAACTGAGTCAGAGTTGCTGTTTACATGAATTAACTCCACTGTCTCACACCTCATTACTGTAAATGTCCTTTACCAAAGTTTATAAATCTTGATatttcaaaacaatttaaaatgatgaaatttATTACAGATTAAAGTTCCCTACGAGGCTGCAAGTGACAATTATTGTTGTCGAAATTATCAGCAAGTTTCTCAAATTATTAACTGTTTAGTATATAAATGTctaaaataatagaaaatagcCAGCGACAGGTATGGGTGCCCATGATGACATCTTTTAAATAGCAGTTGTCTCTGACCAACAGtacaaaatattacatttgattttatttagaatagaaatatatatattttttaaatcaatcatcaCAGAAaagcaggatttgtttttttgttaatatttaattcataaaatgatttgtttaattatttCCTGAAACAGAATTATCTTTCTCCCATCAGAATAGgaacaaatttaataaataaaatgaaattgacTGAATCCAGTTGAGCTTCTCCAGTTTTATGATCCTGGAATTGTTTATGATCCTGGAAAAGTTAAATGTTGCCGAGAAAAAAAGCCCATCAAAGCTCAACTGTTTATTTTGAAGCGGTTATGCATTTTCACCACTTGGTGGCACAGTTTATCTGATTTCTGATTTATATCTGCTCCTCTGCTTTGGAGACAGGGCTGATGATGTGTGGAGGTACCCTGcactttagaaaaaaaatatttcttggGGTGGATCCTATGCTTTCATACGTCTTTCTCATGAACAGTGAAGAGTTCTGCCTCATTCAAGCAATTACTTAAAAAAACGTCACTGTGTCATTAGGGCAAGACATCGAGGGCCACTAGCCACTGTGGTTTGAGATGAGGACAGATGATACAACAGGAGAAAATACTAAGGCGGCAAAAGAAAGACAGGACAGACACAATGTCCCGAGATCCCTTGAgacaaaatgttctttttcaCCACCTGCAAAGACAGACTGAGGGGTTTGTCCTGATGTAAggacactgtgtctgtgtgtgtctgtgtgtgtctgtgtgtgtgtgtgtgtactcacttTTACAAATTCTTTTGTCTCTAAACAGAGTTCACTGGTCGGTATTTTTGCCTGAATAAGGCAGCgctcagtttttctctttgttaacTCCTTCATTTCACACTAAATTATTCTCCTGAAGCCGACTCCTTCAAACGAACTGTGACCAAgccaaatgtgtgaaaaacaaaaaaaacacagagtgtaGCTGAGGGAAGGTCCGATAAAGTTTCACATGACATCATCCATCCAGGATGCAGTGGCCAGAGGAGGCGAGACTGATGGACCTGGACCTGATGtgttccttcctccttcctccttcctcctcctcctcctcctacaccTTCTTCCCATCTTGGGTGGTTCTCGTGCACGacctcctctcgctctccagACAGGAATCCCGCGCTGTGGTGAGAGGTCTGATGTCAGACCTCAGCTCTCACAGCCCTGCAAGACAAGTGCGCTGAAGACTTCTGAGGAGCCCAAAGACTCACTAGACCCCATCAACAGGTGAGTGACACTGCACCTCAGCAGGCCaacaaaaccacaacctttaaatccacattttatGTTGCATTATTGTTCcaaatcttgtgtttttaagcTTTGAATCATCTcgttctcctctgtgtctgagcaAATAGTTTTACGCTGTTATCAGATTCCTGTCGTAATGCTTTCGTTCCACTACATTACTATATTTGTACGTGCTTTTGCTCCGTCTCTGCTGCACTCAGCCTGTTGCTGAGATACACTGAGCGCTACTTCActaagacaaacacattttttttgcatgGCCGCTCAGTATGTTTCTGTTAAGACTCACACAACTGTTTATATTTGAAGACTGCAAGTAGAACAGATGCAGGGATTTATGCTGTGGGGTTATTCAGTGTAAACACCGGAGCACTATCTGGTCTGTTTAAGTGATTCAGACACATCCAGTCCTGATGGATGTTTTAATTTCTGAATCCAAGTTGTTCCATTTGCATGTCAGAAAAGTGAGTTTCTACTTTTTAAAACGtcaagtgtgtttatgtgtgttgcCTCTCAGacatggaggaaaaaacagacGTTGGATCGGCTGCAGTGACCAGTGAGGAACTGGCTGCTATTGAAGATGAAGAGGTTCTCAACAAGATGGTGAGCCAACGATTGATCTCTCACCAGCGTGTCATGGAAACATGGTGATCATTTGACCAAAGTGTTTGAAGGGCATGAGGAGAATTAATAGCATGTCCCTCtagagttttcctttttttattattattctagcTGGACGACGCAACAGATTTCGACCAGAGACGAATGATTCGTGCTGCATTAAGAGACCTgctgaagaaaaagagaggtAAAAGCTGAGGGAGCCATGAGCCACATTCTCCTCTGAGGCTATGCCTGCTTTCTAAATTCTCCAACCGTCTGTGATCAGATAAACGGGAGCAGGAGCGAGGGTCAAGGCAGCAGGACCTGAGGCAGCAGGGCCTCGGCAAAGGAGCAAAGACAGGCTCAGCAGTTAGCACAGGCAGAGCGTCCATGAACCAGCAGCCGTCAACAAACAGTGAGTCAGATTAATACAGATAATCTCTGACACCTCTGTTGCCCGTGAATATGTTGTACTTAACTGTTGCTGATATTCTCTTTTTAGAACCGACAGGTCAGTCCTCTCCATCAGCCTCCACTCCCTTCAACAGGACAGCAGGCAGGTGAGTCACATTTCAGCACATGAACATTTTTGCGTGGTCAGTTTTTGCATTAACTGTAAAAAAGAATGATTATAAAAACATACGTGCACAGAGAAAGGATTCGTGTAGACGCTCATACAAATTCAGCTTCTTTTCACAACTTTTATTAACACAATGTTTGAGCACTTTTTCAATCACTTGTATTTTATTGATTCATCtttggttttgattttttttttttttaaagaaaagaaaatgaaagtgctGAACTGCAGTGACAATAATTACCAATTGCTATGTAATCCAACTTCCATCCAACCGACATATACATCCTGGAATCTTGTTAATGGGTTATATATACAACAATGCTTGATTTGTTACCAGCCctacacaaaacagaaaaggaaactTTCTCATTCTGACaatttctctataatttttcAGTCTGAGAGGGAAAATCAATTCTTCCATCTCATGAATTTTATTGTTTGGCCACTTTTAAAACTGAAGTTGTGGCTGTAGCTGTTTGTTTACTACATTGCAAATTGAATCCATCGCAGTCGTcttgtatatttatttagtgACCTCATTCACCCAAAAGGGgggaacattttttttcttctgcttaaAGTAACATTTGCTAAATCCTGAATATCTGTGATATATCTTCGTGTCCTCTCCTCAGCACAACCAGTCCTGCTGCAGCCCCGGTCGAGaaatgtcctgctgctgctgcagtaccCAACgctaaaaatgtcaaacagatGCTTCTGGATTGGTGCAGGGCCAAAACAGAGCCATATGAGGTAAATATGCCCAGTCTCTCTTATTGCCCTGTGGAGCTATACATAGCTCTGCCCCTTATGGCTCACTCTTTTCCACTATTTCTCCTAAACTGACTCCGCTCTGGTGTATGAAACAGGGGGTGAAAATCCAGAACTTCTCCTCAAGCTGGAAAGACGGTATAGCCTTTTGCGCCTTAGTGCACCGGTTCTTCCCCGATGCGTTCGAGTACTCCATCCTCAACCCCAACAAGCCCAGGGAAAACTTCCAGCTGGCTTTCAACACTGCAGAGTGAGCGCTCACTCCTTATATGAACATTGAGATGTATCTTGTCTGGAATGAGCTCCGGCAGTAAATCGCAGATAAGGACAAAGTGGCATTACTGTTTTGACAACATacttgtctgtgtctttgtttgccTCGAGTCGTTTGTCAGTGACTCTCGCTCTCTGCCTGCAGGAGGCTGGCCGGCTGCCCCCCTCTGCTGGACCCTGATGATTTAGTCCGGATGAAAGAGCCCGACTGGAAGTGTGTGTACACGTACATCCAGGAGTTTTACCGCTGCCTGGTGGAGAAAGGCCTGGTGAAAACCAAAAAGCGGCCGTAGACTCCTTGCATGACTCAATGTGATTTCAATCGGAACACACATTATAGCACAAGATGAGGTCAAAAGATTATATCATGCACTCTTGTCAGTTTGCCAAGAGGGGAAAAGGTTAAGTGTTCGATGTGTTCAGCTCTGATGCCCCATACGAACATGAATGTAAAGTGCCTAATGTGTAGtatttgtagtgtgtgtgtgtgtgtgtgtgtgtgtgtgtgtgtgtgtgtgtgtgtgtgtgtgtgtgtgtgtgtgtgtgtgtgtgtgtgtgtgtgtgtgtgtgtgtgtgtgtgtgtgtgtgtgtgtgtgtgtgtgtgtgtgtgttagcagggACTTATGGTTGTCTGTGTGCTCTCAGTGGACAGCTGGTGCTTAGGATCAGTACATTCCACTGAGATTACACATCTGCATTAATCCCAGTCAGGGCCATGGAGAATCTGGGAACAAATGTTACGATGATGCCCTAGAGGGCCAAGACAGATTTAATACGTATCCATTCCATTATTACACAGTTTTTCTTGAGAAATCAGATGTTATGTTCATGGATaaattcataattcataataTAGTCAGAAAAGTACATTGGAGGGAATAGatggtgttgttttattttaaacatatcC
Coding sequences within:
- the smtna gene encoding smoothelin, giving the protein MEEKTDVGSAAVTSEELAAIEDEEVLNKMLDDATDFDQRRMIRAALRDLLKKKRDKREQERGSRQQDLRQQGLGKGAKTGSAVSTGRASMNQQPSTNKPTGQSSPSASTPFNRTAGSTTSPAAAPVEKCPAAAAVPNAKNVKQMLLDWCRAKTEPYEGVKIQNFSSSWKDGIAFCALVHRFFPDAFEYSILNPNKPRENFQLAFNTAERLAGCPPLLDPDDLVRMKEPDWKCVYTYIQEFYRCLVEKGLVKTKKRP